The following proteins are encoded in a genomic region of Natrinema sp. DC36:
- a CDS encoding HalOD1 output domain-containing protein encodes MNTSQSPSASGETSISMTVIDLVAQADGADPLETEPLYHAIDPDILDSLPDADGFSRLEFSYQGYTVSVTDGTDGVEISLAETGVSVDESSGDLIDTEFST; translated from the coding sequence ATGAACACATCTCAGTCGCCATCCGCTTCGGGAGAGACGTCTATCAGCATGACCGTCATCGACCTCGTCGCCCAGGCGGACGGCGCCGATCCGCTCGAGACCGAGCCGCTATACCACGCGATCGATCCCGACATCCTCGACTCGCTTCCCGATGCTGACGGTTTTTCACGCCTCGAGTTCTCCTATCAGGGGTATACCGTTTCCGTCACGGACGGTACCGACGGCGTCGAGATCTCGCTCGCGGAAACGGGTGTTTCGGTCGATGAGTCAAGCGGGGACCTCATCGACACCGAATTTTCGACGTAG
- a CDS encoding lipase maturation factor family protein, which yields MWQGDGYWLVRFVFQRGLALLYLLAFLVAAHQFRPLAGEDGLLPLERYVDGVSFWDRPSLFYVVPSDRAIGIAAWTGVVLSALALVGVPYWLPVGFATPVSMALWAALWALYLSFVNAGQTFYGYGWESMLCETGFLAIFLGAGSVAPPFVVILLLQWVLFRNMFGAGLIKLRGDDCWRDLTAMDYHYETQPIPNPVSWFAHRLPDRFHRMETFGNHILELLIPFCYFAPQPVSALAGLATIGFQGWLLVTGNFAWLNALTIVLAIPTFSDGVLAAALPVSAPATAPTPLYLEVLAVILAAIVVVLSVRPVRNMLSESQLMNTSFDPLSLVNTYGAFGSITRDRYEIVVEGTDDEKLTPETEWRSYRFRGKPTDPERRPSQIAPYHLRLDWQLWFAAMSPTPRRSPWFPRFLAKLLEADEETLALLAEDPFDGEPPTRVRAVRYRYRYTTSEERSESGRWWARERVGTYVQPVSLEELRGRQRRSG from the coding sequence ATGTGGCAGGGCGACGGCTACTGGCTCGTCCGGTTCGTCTTCCAGCGGGGCCTCGCGCTGTTGTACCTGCTCGCCTTTCTCGTCGCTGCGCATCAGTTTCGACCGCTGGCGGGCGAGGACGGGTTATTGCCGCTCGAGCGGTACGTCGACGGCGTCTCGTTCTGGGACCGGCCGAGCCTCTTCTACGTCGTGCCGAGCGACCGTGCGATCGGTATCGCGGCCTGGACCGGCGTGGTGCTCTCGGCGCTGGCGCTCGTGGGAGTGCCGTACTGGCTCCCCGTGGGATTCGCGACACCGGTTTCGATGGCTCTGTGGGCCGCGCTGTGGGCGCTCTATCTCTCCTTCGTGAACGCGGGCCAGACCTTCTACGGCTACGGCTGGGAGTCGATGCTCTGCGAGACCGGCTTTCTGGCGATTTTTCTAGGGGCAGGTTCGGTCGCGCCGCCCTTCGTCGTGATCCTGCTCCTGCAGTGGGTGCTGTTTCGCAACATGTTCGGTGCCGGGCTGATCAAGCTCCGCGGCGACGACTGCTGGCGCGATCTGACCGCCATGGACTACCACTACGAGACGCAGCCGATCCCGAACCCCGTGAGCTGGTTCGCCCACCGCCTCCCGGATCGATTCCACCGCATGGAGACGTTCGGAAATCACATCCTCGAGCTCCTGATACCGTTTTGCTACTTCGCACCGCAGCCCGTCTCGGCGCTGGCCGGGCTGGCGACGATCGGGTTTCAGGGGTGGTTGCTGGTCACCGGTAACTTCGCCTGGTTGAACGCGCTCACGATCGTGCTGGCGATTCCGACGTTCAGCGACGGCGTGCTCGCGGCCGCGCTCCCGGTTTCCGCGCCCGCGACCGCGCCGACGCCGCTCTATCTTGAGGTCCTCGCGGTCATCCTGGCCGCGATCGTGGTCGTCCTGAGCGTCCGGCCGGTGCGGAACATGCTCTCAGAGAGCCAGCTCATGAACACGTCGTTCGATCCGCTCAGCCTCGTCAACACCTACGGTGCGTTCGGATCGATAACGCGAGATCGCTACGAGATCGTCGTCGAGGGCACCGACGACGAGAAGCTCACGCCGGAGACGGAGTGGCGATCCTATCGGTTCAGGGGGAAGCCGACCGATCCGGAGCGCCGGCCGTCACAGATCGCGCCCTACCACCTCCGGCTGGACTGGCAGCTGTGGTTCGCCGCCATGTCGCCGACCCCCCGCCGGAGTCCGTGGTTCCCGCGATTCCTCGCGAAACTGCTCGAGGCCGACGAGGAGACGCTCGCGCTGCTCGCCGAAGATCCGTTCGACGGGGAGCCGCCGACACGCGTCCGTGCGGTCCGGTACCGCTACCGGTACACCACGTCCGAGGAGCGGAGCGAAAGCGGCCGCTGGTGGGCTCGAGAGCGCGTCGGAACGTACGTGCAGCCGGTCTCGCTCGAGGAGTTGCGGGGTCGCCAGCGGCGATCGGGATGA
- a CDS encoding sensor histidine kinase, translated as MQHALDRDGDLEPIDVTEIVDDAVDAFDAADATLSVSTADACSAWADPGLRAVVDNLLENALHHTGPEPTVEVSVTCDGEVVHLSVADDGPGIPPAEIDVVTGETDITQLTHSSGLGLWLVRWMIDSYGGSISFAESAIGGSRVEITLEAAPAEPSDAMRPGSRPSS; from the coding sequence ATCCAGCACGCGCTCGATCGGGACGGCGACCTCGAGCCGATCGATGTCACCGAAATCGTCGACGACGCCGTCGACGCGTTCGACGCCGCCGACGCAACGCTCTCCGTCTCGACGGCCGACGCCTGCAGCGCGTGGGCCGATCCGGGGCTGCGAGCCGTCGTCGACAACCTCCTCGAGAACGCGCTTCATCACACGGGGCCGGAGCCGACCGTCGAGGTGTCGGTCACCTGCGACGGCGAGGTAGTTCACCTCTCGGTCGCCGACGACGGCCCCGGCATCCCGCCGGCGGAGATCGACGTCGTCACCGGCGAGACCGACATCACGCAGCTGACCCACAGTAGCGGCCTCGGCCTCTGGCTGGTCCGCTGGATGATCGACAGCTACGGCGGCAGCATCTCGTTCGCAGAGTCGGCCATCGGCGGCAGTCGCGTCGAAATCACGCTCGAGGCCGCGCCGGCCGAGCCGTCGGACGCGATGCGACCCGGCAGTCGACCGAGTTCCTGA
- a CDS encoding FxLYD domain-containing protein has translation MDRRTFAATAGATLASVGLAGCSAINDNDNSGNSGDGNQTNGSGESDAADELDWEEIEAEIGQTPDNVELSESRLVETQEGAAVIGTIRNTGQNPYSVLEVEVTLNDGDTIIGEWVDTTEEEINNLGSGETWRFEAAFDDENVYDVTGYTITIDGDIEDLEGDGAGNNTS, from the coding sequence ATGGATCGGAGAACGTTCGCAGCGACCGCTGGAGCAACGCTCGCAAGTGTCGGCCTCGCCGGCTGTAGCGCCATCAATGATAACGATAATAGTGGTAATAGCGGTGATGGCAACCAGACGAACGGATCCGGCGAGAGCGACGCCGCCGACGAACTCGATTGGGAGGAAATCGAGGCAGAGATCGGCCAGACGCCGGACAACGTCGAGCTCTCGGAGAGCCGCCTCGTGGAGACCCAGGAAGGCGCGGCGGTGATCGGAACCATCCGGAATACGGGACAGAACCCCTACTCGGTCCTCGAGGTAGAGGTGACGCTGAACGACGGCGACACCATCATCGGCGAGTGGGTGGACACCACCGAGGAGGAGATCAACAACCTCGGCTCCGGCGAGACCTGGCGATTCGAGGCGGCCTTCGACGACGAGAATGTCTACGACGTGACGGGGTACACGATCACCATCGACGGCGACATCGAGGACCTCGAGGGCGACGGCGCCGGGAATAACACCAGCTGA
- a CDS encoding copper resistance protein CopD, which translates to MVDALVARTTHLVFAALWAGSVCFVAAVVLPLARDGAFNTTHPLEVISGKLTTVSRVSSLVLFLSGSHLAGTVYTADSLFGSTNGRLVLAMVALWLVLTALVEIAAKRFEAGLTGKKIREPAREALPVFRAAAVVAVGLLVVAGLLSANVGRLL; encoded by the coding sequence ATGGTCGACGCGCTCGTCGCCAGAACGACTCACCTGGTCTTTGCTGCCCTCTGGGCCGGCAGCGTCTGCTTCGTCGCCGCCGTCGTCCTGCCACTGGCGCGCGACGGCGCGTTCAATACGACCCACCCGCTCGAGGTCATCTCGGGAAAGCTCACGACCGTCTCCCGGGTGAGCTCTCTCGTTCTGTTTCTCTCGGGAAGTCACCTCGCGGGCACCGTCTACACTGCCGACAGCCTCTTCGGGTCGACCAACGGACGGCTGGTGCTCGCGATGGTCGCGCTCTGGCTGGTCCTGACCGCACTCGTCGAAATCGCGGCGAAGCGCTTCGAGGCCGGGCTTACCGGGAAGAAGATCCGCGAGCCGGCTCGCGAGGCGTTACCGGTGTTCCGAGCGGCCGCCGTCGTTGCCGTCGGACTCCTGGTCGTCGCCGGGCTCCTTTCGGCGAACGTCGGACGGCTTCTGTGA
- a CDS encoding ArsR family transcriptional regulator has translation MRPRLADWMTPVDRDILEVLHNAGGPHELVLSPRIIAENIDWSRQTVRDHIMALRDRGLIEYYDETGGIYQLSDRGRSYLEGDLDAADLESESE, from the coding sequence ATGCGTCCACGATTAGCCGACTGGATGACGCCGGTTGATCGAGACATCCTCGAGGTACTCCACAATGCTGGCGGGCCTCACGAACTCGTTCTGTCACCCCGAATTATCGCGGAAAACATCGACTGGAGTCGGCAAACCGTCCGAGACCACATAATGGCGCTCCGTGACCGGGGTCTCATCGAGTACTACGACGAAACCGGCGGCATCTACCAACTCTCCGATCGCGGCCGTTCGTATCTCGAGGGGGATCTCGATGCCGCCGATCTCGAGTCCGAGAGCGAATAA
- a CDS encoding metal-dependent hydrolase, translated as MMATTHVFAGLAVVAPVAYVAPDFALALAVGAILGGIAPDFDLVRAHRRTLHFPVAGLAVAVLAVVLAVVSPSTLTLALAAFVVTAWLHAASDSIGGGPEMDPWNDRTERAVYDHVRGRWIRPRRWIRYDGAPEDAVLGVALAIPALVVFDGWLTAVIAGGITVSLVYALLRRRLVAWTPDWLE; from the coding sequence ATGATGGCGACCACCCACGTGTTTGCCGGGCTCGCGGTCGTCGCGCCGGTCGCGTACGTGGCCCCCGATTTCGCGCTCGCGCTGGCGGTCGGTGCGATCCTCGGCGGGATCGCCCCCGATTTCGACCTCGTCCGTGCGCATCGGCGGACGCTCCACTTTCCCGTCGCGGGACTCGCGGTCGCTGTCCTCGCGGTCGTCCTTGCCGTCGTCTCCCCCTCGACTCTCACGCTCGCGCTCGCCGCGTTCGTCGTCACGGCCTGGCTGCACGCCGCGAGCGATTCGATCGGCGGCGGCCCCGAGATGGACCCGTGGAACGATCGCACGGAGCGTGCGGTCTACGATCACGTTCGCGGCCGATGGATACGCCCGCGGCGGTGGATCCGTTACGACGGTGCCCCCGAAGACGCCGTTCTCGGCGTCGCGCTCGCGATCCCGGCGCTCGTCGTCTTCGACGGCTGGCTCACGGCCGTAATCGCCGGCGGCATCACCGTTTCGCTGGTCTACGCGCTCCTTCGGCGACGACTGGTCGCGTGGACGCCCGACTGGCTCGAGTAG
- a CDS encoding DUF393 domain-containing protein, with protein sequence MSESETILVYDDDCGFCTWWADYFDERTALRIVGFSDLTDELRARLPDDYEDCSHLVTDDAVYSCGASIEEALTRTDVGGPVDDVVEFLRQFEDYERFRERGYRWVADNRDRWGRYLSKTPPARRGSDDG encoded by the coding sequence ATGAGCGAGAGCGAGACGATTCTCGTCTACGACGACGACTGCGGCTTCTGTACCTGGTGGGCCGACTACTTCGACGAGCGGACGGCCCTCCGTATCGTCGGCTTCAGCGACCTCACCGACGAGTTACGCGCGCGACTGCCCGACGACTACGAGGACTGCTCGCATCTGGTGACCGACGACGCGGTGTACTCCTGCGGGGCGTCGATCGAAGAGGCGCTCACCCGCACCGACGTTGGCGGCCCCGTCGACGATGTCGTCGAGTTCCTCCGGCAGTTCGAGGACTACGAACGGTTCCGCGAGCGCGGCTACCGGTGGGTCGCGGACAACCGCGACCGCTGGGGCCGGTATCTCTCGAAGACGCCGCCGGCGCGTCGGGGATCCGACGACGGCTGA
- the gnd gene encoding phosphogluconate dehydrogenase (NAD(+)-dependent, decarboxylating), protein MQLGLIGLGRMGQIVVERTIAAGHEVVAFDLDEAAVAAAADAGADPADSIDDFVDRLADDKRIWLMVPAGEAVDVTLEELEPHLDGDDIVVDGGNSNFEDSVRRAESCPAAYLDCGTSGGPAGAELGFSLMVGGPQWAYDELEPVFDAVATGPDGHERMGPAGSGHYVKMVHNGVEYALMQTYGEGFELLHEGRYDLDLENVASVWNNGAVIRSWLLELCEEAFREEGTDLGTVADRIEGGSTGTWTVQEGLEQEVPLPLIYTALAERFGSRADDGRFSRRLANRLRYGFGRHEVPRRN, encoded by the coding sequence ATGCAACTGGGCCTGATCGGACTCGGACGGATGGGACAGATCGTCGTCGAGCGCACTATCGCAGCGGGCCACGAAGTCGTCGCCTTCGACCTCGACGAGGCGGCCGTCGCGGCGGCGGCCGACGCCGGTGCCGACCCCGCCGACTCGATCGACGACTTCGTCGACCGACTCGCCGACGACAAGCGCATCTGGCTGATGGTTCCCGCCGGGGAGGCCGTCGACGTCACCCTCGAGGAACTCGAGCCCCACCTGGACGGCGACGATATCGTCGTCGACGGCGGCAACTCCAACTTCGAGGACTCCGTCCGCCGCGCCGAGTCCTGTCCCGCGGCGTATCTCGACTGCGGCACGTCCGGCGGCCCCGCCGGTGCCGAACTCGGCTTCTCGCTGATGGTCGGCGGTCCCCAGTGGGCCTACGACGAACTCGAGCCGGTCTTCGACGCCGTCGCGACCGGTCCCGACGGCCACGAACGGATGGGGCCCGCCGGCTCGGGCCACTACGTCAAGATGGTCCACAACGGCGTCGAGTACGCCCTGATGCAGACCTACGGCGAGGGGTTCGAACTGCTCCACGAGGGGCGGTACGATCTGGACCTCGAGAACGTCGCGTCGGTCTGGAACAACGGCGCGGTCATCCGCTCGTGGCTGCTCGAACTCTGTGAGGAGGCGTTCCGCGAGGAGGGAACCGACCTCGGGACGGTCGCCGATCGCATCGAAGGCGGCTCGACCGGCACCTGGACCGTCCAGGAGGGGCTCGAACAGGAGGTCCCCCTGCCGCTGATCTACACCGCGCTGGCCGAACGGTTCGGTTCGCGGGCCGACGACGGCCGGTTCTCGCGGCGCCTCGCGAACCGACTCCGGTACGGCTTCGGCCGGCACGAGGTCCCGAGACGGAACTAA
- a CDS encoding LLM class oxidoreductase: MPAGGHENVGYRRLFESDGLTFGAGFPLTGANRSTPTVADELRLAKHAETVGFDGLWARDVPTYWPKFGDAGQTFDTWPWLSHVAAHTDDVALGTSSVVLTLRHPIHVAKSAATVDQLSDGRLVLGVASGDRDPEYPAFGVDREERGDLFRESVEALRTLWREEFPELEGRWGSLEGDLDVVPKPTAETIPLLPTGHARQSREWIAEHGDGWLFYHLPERTLEDYLADWREAAGKKPFAIAVQVELTDDPTADPEHLHLGFRAGVEWFREYFARLEAMGLDHAIVGIRNDDREAALSTFADEIIDQP, translated from the coding sequence ATGCCTGCCGGTGGACACGAAAATGTTGGCTACCGACGCTTGTTCGAGAGCGACGGCCTGACCTTCGGTGCCGGGTTCCCGCTCACGGGAGCGAACCGCTCGACACCGACCGTCGCGGACGAACTCCGACTCGCGAAACACGCGGAAACGGTCGGCTTCGACGGGCTCTGGGCGCGGGACGTCCCCACTTACTGGCCGAAGTTCGGCGACGCGGGCCAGACGTTCGACACCTGGCCGTGGCTCTCGCACGTGGCAGCCCACACCGACGACGTCGCGCTCGGCACCTCGAGCGTCGTCCTCACGCTCCGCCATCCCATCCACGTCGCGAAGTCCGCGGCGACCGTCGACCAGCTTTCAGATGGCCGCCTCGTCCTCGGCGTCGCCTCCGGCGACCGCGACCCCGAGTACCCCGCCTTCGGCGTCGACCGCGAGGAGCGCGGCGACCTGTTCCGCGAGTCCGTCGAGGCCCTCCGGACGCTCTGGCGCGAGGAGTTCCCGGAACTCGAGGGGCGGTGGGGATCGCTCGAGGGGGACCTCGACGTCGTCCCGAAACCGACGGCGGAGACGATTCCGCTGCTACCGACCGGCCACGCCCGCCAGTCCCGGGAGTGGATCGCCGAACACGGGGACGGTTGGCTGTTCTATCATCTCCCCGAGCGGACGCTCGAGGACTACCTCGCGGACTGGCGCGAGGCCGCGGGGAAGAAGCCGTTCGCCATCGCGGTCCAGGTCGAGTTGACCGACGATCCGACGGCCGACCCGGAGCACCTGCACCTCGGATTCCGGGCCGGGGTCGAGTGGTTCCGGGAGTATTTCGCCCGACTCGAGGCGATGGGGCTCGATCACGCGATCGTCGGTATCCGGAACGACGACCGCGAGGCGGCGCTGTCGACGTTCGCCGACGAGATTATCGATCAGCCGTAG
- a CDS encoding 4a-hydroxytetrahydrobiopterin dehydratase, translating into MSEPALADQECEACTSEDEPLESDEYADYLAEIRDDVWDVVDDHHLEGTYAFEDFRDALEFTYEVGELAEEEWHHPDIQLEWGEVTIEMWTHKIDGLHKTDFVMAARMDRIYAEYEPDEGA; encoded by the coding sequence ATGTCCGAACCAGCGCTCGCCGACCAGGAGTGCGAGGCCTGTACGAGCGAAGACGAGCCCCTCGAGTCCGACGAGTACGCCGACTATCTCGCGGAGATTCGCGACGATGTCTGGGACGTCGTCGACGACCACCATCTCGAGGGAACGTACGCGTTCGAGGACTTCCGGGACGCCCTCGAGTTCACGTACGAGGTGGGCGAGTTGGCGGAGGAAGAGTGGCACCATCCGGATATCCAACTCGAGTGGGGCGAGGTAACGATCGAGATGTGGACGCACAAGATCGACGGGCTCCACAAGACCGATTTCGTGATGGCCGCTCGGATGGACCGCATCTACGCGGAGTACGAACCCGACGAAGGCGCGTAG
- a CDS encoding deoxyuridine 5'-triphosphate nucleotidohydrolase: MFRSGAFVADHVSPTTDAQVQPNGVDLTADVVFEQLEPGRIGRDGKQIGDRVARPLEELEEADPDTYYLPTGSYVVRYGERIAIPEGHVGFVYPRSSLMRNSCMLNTAVWDAGYEGRGEGLLQVHHDIELERGARIAQLVFAEADHEDVYEGSYQGENLE; encoded by the coding sequence ATGTTCCGTTCCGGTGCCTTCGTCGCCGACCACGTCTCGCCGACGACCGACGCGCAGGTCCAGCCCAACGGCGTCGATCTCACCGCCGACGTCGTCTTCGAGCAGCTGGAACCGGGCCGCATCGGCCGGGACGGCAAACAGATCGGCGACCGCGTCGCTCGCCCGCTCGAGGAACTCGAGGAGGCCGATCCCGACACCTACTACCTGCCGACGGGGAGCTACGTCGTCCGCTACGGGGAGCGAATCGCGATCCCGGAGGGCCACGTCGGCTTCGTCTATCCGCGGTCATCGCTCATGCGCAACTCCTGTATGCTCAATACGGCGGTCTGGGACGCCGGCTACGAGGGACGAGGCGAGGGGCTGTTGCAGGTCCACCACGACATCGAACTCGAGCGCGGCGCTCGAATCGCCCAGCTCGTCTTCGCCGAAGCCGACCACGAGGACGTCTACGAGGGGAGCTATCAGGGCGAGAACCTCGAGTAG
- a CDS encoding MFS transporter → MTARMSRRRAYAAVVVGTGGYTCLMFIWFSLPASLTTIIADLGLSGTQAGVVAGAVPLTYIPIALFTGLVIDRVGPGRSLAAGILIYGVAQVGRSFAAGFPSLLAATLLIGVGATAITFGLPKLVSVLFPPDETGVPSSIYLVGASAGTAGAFAVGRPILSPLLGGWRELFFWSGIVAIGYGFLWFVVARRLGIDARNRAANDADAADSSLSLAAIRRDLELVLTHRELQLVVVIGTMYLLIAHGIQGWLPTLLESRGYSPDRAGRTTSLLVAANVVGVLTVPVAADQLGARRTALIACGLVATLGISGVLSSDLGLVLLGSVVVTGFGYGGLSPLIRAIPPALEGIGARLTGTAVGFIFAVGEIGGFLGPVLIGVLYDLTGSYAPGLGILATGGLVVAVAGGVLRYRYE, encoded by the coding sequence ATGACTGCACGGATGAGTCGGCGTCGCGCGTACGCGGCCGTCGTGGTCGGGACGGGCGGCTACACCTGCCTGATGTTTATCTGGTTCTCGCTGCCGGCATCTCTCACGACGATCATCGCGGATCTCGGTCTCTCGGGCACGCAGGCCGGCGTCGTCGCGGGTGCGGTCCCGCTGACCTACATTCCGATCGCGCTGTTCACGGGCCTGGTCATCGACCGCGTCGGGCCGGGCCGGAGCCTCGCAGCGGGCATCCTGATCTACGGCGTCGCCCAAGTCGGCCGCAGTTTCGCGGCCGGGTTTCCGTCGCTACTCGCGGCGACGCTGCTGATCGGCGTCGGCGCGACGGCCATCACCTTCGGGCTGCCGAAACTCGTCTCCGTGCTGTTTCCGCCCGACGAGACCGGCGTCCCGTCCTCGATCTACCTCGTCGGCGCGTCGGCGGGAACGGCCGGCGCGTTCGCCGTCGGGCGACCGATTCTGAGCCCGCTGCTGGGCGGCTGGCGCGAGCTGTTCTTCTGGAGCGGGATCGTCGCGATCGGCTACGGCTTCCTGTGGTTCGTCGTCGCTCGCCGGTTGGGGATCGACGCCCGAAACCGCGCGGCCAACGACGCCGACGCGGCGGACTCGTCGCTCTCGCTCGCGGCGATTCGGCGAGATCTTGAACTCGTGCTCACCCACCGCGAGCTACAGCTCGTGGTCGTCATCGGGACGATGTATCTCCTGATCGCCCACGGCATACAGGGGTGGCTCCCGACGCTGCTCGAGTCGCGGGGCTACTCGCCGGATCGAGCGGGACGGACGACGAGCCTGCTCGTCGCCGCCAACGTCGTCGGCGTGCTGACCGTTCCCGTGGCGGCCGACCAATTAGGCGCTCGCCGCACCGCCCTGATAGCCTGCGGGCTCGTCGCCACGCTCGGAATCTCGGGCGTGCTCTCGAGCGATCTCGGACTCGTGCTCCTCGGAAGCGTCGTCGTCACCGGCTTCGGGTACGGCGGCCTCTCGCCGCTCATTCGGGCGATCCCGCCGGCACTCGAGGGGATCGGCGCTCGGCTGACCGGGACGGCCGTGGGGTTCATCTTCGCCGTCGGCGAGATCGGCGGCTTTCTCGGCCCGGTACTGATCGGGGTGCTCTACGACCTCACCGGCTCGTACGCACCGGGGCTGGGAATCCTCGCGACCGGGGGGCTCGTCGTGGCGGTCGCCGGCGGCGTGTTGCGGTATCGATACGAGTAG
- a CDS encoding aconitate hydratase: MGQTLTEKILDDHLVEGELETGEEIGIEIDQVLTQDTTGTMVWLQFEAMGLDEVQTEIAAQYCDHQTYQFDFKNTDDHRFLRSAAGKYGAHFSRPGNGICHNVHRENFAAPGKTLLGSDSHTPTPGGIGELAIGSGGIDVTVAMGGAPYYIEMPEIVSVRLEGELPEWATAKDVILELLRRLSVKGGVGKILEYTGPGVETLTAPERMTITNMGTELGATTSIFPTDHQTEDYLQRVNRGDEYVELQPDDDADYDDEIVVDLSDLEPLIAQPSMPDKVVPVSEVEGESVEQVIVGSCTNGGYEDILPVAKMLEGRETSMETETIVAPGSKQASEMLAREGWVAEMMAAGVNFSEATCGACIGIGHVPSSDSVSLRTFNRNFEGRSGIEDDNVYLCSPEVAAAASLKGEIVDPRNLADELGDLEAPGVELPDEYDGSKTDLIAPDEAVDDELIKGPNIGDVPLKDQLGTDISGEALLKMEDNITTDHIIPATQDILMYRSNVPKLSEFTLSRVDDTFAQRALDADGGFLVAGENYGQGSSREHAALCPMYLGIEGVLAQSFARIHRANLFNFGIIPLTIDEDTYENIDQGDQIEIVDDVYEAVTSGQEEFTVRVGDDEYTATLDASERERAILAAGGKLAWTKDQAQGGSGATPADD; encoded by the coding sequence ATGGGACAGACTCTCACCGAGAAGATTCTCGACGACCACCTCGTCGAGGGCGAACTCGAGACCGGCGAGGAGATCGGGATCGAGATCGACCAGGTACTTACCCAGGACACGACCGGGACCATGGTCTGGCTCCAGTTCGAAGCCATGGGGCTGGACGAGGTCCAGACCGAGATCGCAGCGCAGTACTGCGACCACCAGACATATCAGTTCGACTTTAAGAACACCGACGACCACCGTTTCCTGCGTTCTGCGGCCGGTAAATACGGGGCACATTTCTCTCGCCCCGGCAACGGTATCTGCCACAACGTTCACCGCGAGAACTTCGCAGCGCCCGGCAAGACGCTGCTCGGTTCCGACAGCCACACCCCGACGCCCGGCGGAATCGGCGAACTCGCCATCGGCTCCGGCGGGATCGACGTCACCGTCGCCATGGGCGGCGCACCGTACTACATCGAGATGCCCGAGATCGTCAGCGTTCGCCTCGAGGGCGAACTCCCCGAGTGGGCCACCGCGAAGGACGTCATCTTGGAGCTGCTCCGCCGACTGAGCGTCAAGGGCGGCGTCGGCAAGATCCTCGAGTACACCGGTCCGGGCGTCGAGACCCTGACCGCACCCGAGCGGATGACCATCACCAACATGGGAACGGAACTCGGCGCGACGACGTCGATCTTCCCGACCGACCACCAGACCGAGGACTACCTCCAGCGCGTCAACCGCGGCGACGAGTACGTCGAGCTCCAGCCCGACGACGACGCCGACTACGACGACGAGATCGTCGTCGACCTCTCCGACCTCGAGCCGCTGATCGCACAGCCCTCGATGCCGGACAAGGTCGTTCCCGTCAGCGAAGTCGAAGGCGAATCCGTCGAGCAGGTCATCGTCGGCTCCTGTACGAACGGCGGCTACGAGGACATCCTCCCCGTCGCCAAGATGCTCGAGGGTCGCGAGACCTCGATGGAGACCGAGACGATCGTCGCGCCCGGCTCCAAGCAGGCCTCCGAGATGCTCGCCCGCGAGGGCTGGGTCGCGGAGATGATGGCCGCCGGCGTCAACTTCTCCGAGGCGACGTGCGGTGCCTGTATCGGCATCGGTCACGTTCCCTCCTCGGACTCCGTCTCGCTGCGAACCTTCAACCGCAACTTCGAGGGTCGCTCCGGGATCGAAGACGACAACGTCTACCTCTGTTCGCCGGAGGTCGCCGCCGCCGCGTCGCTCAAAGGCGAAATCGTCGATCCGCGCAACCTCGCCGACGAACTCGGCGACCTCGAGGCCCCCGGCGTCGAGCTCCCCGACGAGTACGATGGGTCGAAGACCGACCTTATCGCTCCCGACGAGGCCGTCGACGACGAGCTCATCAAGGGCCCGAACATCGGCGACGTCCCGCTGAAGGACCAGCTCGGCACTGACATTTCGGGTGAGGCGCTCCTGAAGATGGAGGACAACATCACGACCGACCACATCATTCCCGCGACGCAGGACATCCTGATGTACCGGTCGAACGTCCCCAAACTGAGCGAGTTTACCCTCAGCCGCGTCGACGACACCTTCGCACAGCGCGCACTGGATGCCGACGGCGGCTTCCTCGTCGCCGGCGAGAACTACGGACAGGGCTCCTCGCGTGAGCACGCTGCACTCTGTCCGATGTACCTCGGTATCGAGGGCGTCCTCGCACAGAGCTTCGCACGGATCCACCGCGCGAACCTCTTCAACTTCGGGATCATCCCGCTGACGATCGACGAGGACACCTACGAGAACATCGATCAGGGCGACCAGATCGAGATCGTCGACGACGTCTACGAGGCCGTCACCAGCGGACAGGAAGAGTTCACGGTCCGCGTCGGCGACGACGAGTACACCGCAACGCTCGACGCCTCCGAACGCGAGCGCGCAATCCTCGCCGCCGGCGGCAAGCTCGCCTGGACGAAAGACCAGGCCCAGGGCGGCAGCGGCGCGACGCCCGCCGACGACTGA